A stretch of the Phyllopteryx taeniolatus isolate TA_2022b chromosome 5, UOR_Ptae_1.2, whole genome shotgun sequence genome encodes the following:
- the LOC133477798 gene encoding transmembrane and coiled-coil domain protein 3-like — MASASVSVRSLSEVEKHLTSRTDRSAEGTFLASMRRGSSENNLDLDLSDAVPAPSLALEVQRSRSCLDNLQQKILKVTEQLKIEQTARDDNVAEYLKLVNSADKQQVGRIKQVFEKKNQKSAQNIAQMQKKLEQYHRKMKDSELQHTPSPQPSSGKHSTIPRESRRELLRDMTGSGRHPTMDKIKTIGPGVSLSPPFFFSKPREFANLIRNKFGSADNIAQMKTSMDASAPLPDEAAAKGLSSSASLVGKPKYPSDDECSTGSASNSADSNGLTAGAQGHGQQVGGDAHGGLAVSLEEARVIKDAQNQLGEDMEEIKAQFKREYGVINQTLQEERYRYARLEDQLNDLTELHQHEMTDLKQELASIEERVDYQAQERARDIQEALESCQTRLSKLEFQQQQQQTVQLESGDARVLLGRSINIMLAIITVILVCVSTAAKFAAPLVRSRQHVVATFFTVFFITVFWKNWERLQYAVDRVLLPA; from the exons ATGGCCAGCGCCAGCGTGTCCGTGCGGAGTTTATCCGAAGTGGAGAAACACCTCACGAGCCGGACg GACCGCAGTGCCGAGGGCACCTTTCTTGCGAGCATGCGTCGAGGTTCCTCGGAGAACAACCTGGATCTGGATCTGAGCGATGCCGTACCTGCTCCCTCTCTGGCCTTGGAGGTCCAGCGCAGCCGCTCCTGCTTGGACAACCTCCAGCAGAAGATCCTGAAAGTGACGGAGCAGCTGAAGATCGAGCAGACGGCGCGGGACGACAACGTGGCCGAGTACCTGAAGCTGGTGAACAGCGCGGACAAGCAGCAGGTGGGCCGCATCAAGCAGGTGTTTGAGAAGAAGAACCAGAAGTCGGCGCAAAACATCGCCCAAATGCAGAAGAAGCTGGAGCAATATCACCGCAAGATGAAGGACAGCGAACTCCAGCACACCCCGTCGCCGCAACCGTCCAGTGGCAAACACAGCACCATACCCAGGGAGTCCCGCCGGGAGCTGCTGAGGGACATGACGGGCAGCGGCCGACACCCGACCATGGACAAGATCAAGACCATTGGACCCGGCGTTTCCCTCTCGCCCCCTTTCTTCTTCAGCAAACCCAGAGAATTCGCTAATCTCATCAGGAACAAATTCGGCAGCGCTGACAACATCGCCCAAATGAAGACCTCCATGGACGCGTCCGCACCGCTGCCTGACGAGGCGGCGGCGAAGGGTCTGAGTAGCAGCGCCTCACTGGTGGGCAAGCCCAAGTATCCCAGCGATGACGAGTGCTCCACAGGGAGCGCCTCCAACTCGGCAGACAGTAACGGGCTCACGGCGGGCGCGCAAGGGCACGGCCAACAGGTGGGGGGCGACGCCCACGGCGGACTGGCCGTGAGCCTGGAGGAGGCCAGAGTCATTAAAGACGCACAGAACCAACTGGGCGAGGACATGGAGGAGATCAAGGCCCAGTTCAAGAGGGAGTACGGTGTCATCAACCAAACACTGCAGGAGGAGCGATACAG GTATGCGCGTTTGGAGGACCAACTCAACGACTTGACGGAGCTTCACCAACACGAGATGACAGACCTGAAGCAAGAGCTGGCCAGCATTGAGGAGCGGGTGGACTACCAGGCCCAAGAGAGAGCCCGCGACATTCAG GAAGCTCTGGAGTCGTGTCAGACGCGGTTGTCCAAGCTGGAgttccagcagcagcagcagcagacggTCCAGCTGGAGAGCGGCGACGCCCGCGTCCTCCTGGGCCGCAGCATCAACATCATGTTGGCCATCATCACCGTCATCCTCGTGTGCGTCTCCACCGCCGCCAAGTTCGCCGCCCCGCTCGTGAGGAGCCGCCAGCACGTCGTGGCCACCTTCTTCACCGTCTTCTTCATCACCGTTTTCTGGAAGAACTGGGAGCGCTTGCAGTACGCCGTAGACAGAGTGCTGTTGCCTGCGTaa